The following is a genomic window from Chitinophaga caseinilytica.
GCAAGATCGGGGGCACCTGCGTGAACGACGGTTGCACACCCACCAAAACCATGATCGGGGCGGCCAGGGAAGCATATATGGCCGGGCGCGCCCAACGCTTCGGCATCCCTTCCGATCCTTCACATATCGATCTCCGCAAAGTAAAGGCACGAAAGGATGAGATCGTGGGCCAGGCGGTGGATGGGCTCACCAAATCCATCGGATCTACCAAAAATCTCGATTACATCGAAGGACAAGCCGCTTTTTCCGGTATGAAAACCATCGAAGTGAACGGAGAAACCCTCCAGGCCGACAATATCTTCATCAACACCGGCGCCCGCCCCGGCATCCCGGATATCGAAGGCCTCCACACCGTGCCCTATCTCACTTCCACCACCATCCTCGACCTCACGGAAACGCCCAAACATCTTTGCATTCTCGGCGCGGGGTATGTGGCCATGGAAATGGGACAAATGTTCAGGCGCTTCGGCGCCCAGGTAACCCTGCTGGAAAAGAATACCCGCATCCTCGGGAAAGAAGACGAAGACGTGGCGGCCGAAATCCATAAAATCCTCGAAGAAGACGGCATCACGATCTGCTGCGGCGCCGAACTGCGGAAGGTCTCAACGTCCAACGATCAGATATTGCTGGAACTGAACGGACGCCAGCTGACCTCCAGCCATTTGCTCATCGCCGCCGGCCGGACGCCCAACACCGGCGACCTCGGGCTGGACAAAACCGGCCTCCGCACCACCGGCAACGGCATCATCCCCGTCAACGAAAAACTGGAGACCGGCGTGCCCGGCATTTACGCCATGGGCGATGTGAAAGGCGGGCCGGCATTCACGCACATCTCTTACAACGATTACATCATCATTTCCAAAAACATACTCGAACAGCAACAACGAACGATCCGGGACCGGCCCGTACCTTACTGCATGTTTACCGACCCCGAGCTCGGCCGCATCGGGCTTACCGAGCAGGAAGCGCGGGAACAGGGGAAGAACGTGCTCATCGCCAAAATCCCCATGACGAAAGTGGCGCGCGGCGTGGAATCGGGAGATACGCGGGGCTTGATGAAAGCCTTGGTGGACAAGGATTCCGGCCTGATACTCGGCGCCGCCATCCTCAGCGTGGCGGGCGGCGAAATTATGTCCGTAGTGCAAATGGCCATGATGGGCGGGCTCCGCTACGACCAACTGCGCGACGGCGTTTTCGCCCATCCAACGTTCTCGGAATCGCTCAATAACCTGTTCATGTCTATCGACCCATGATTGAAGCCAGCCAACTTAACAAATCCTTCGACGGCCGCGTGGCGGTGCAGGACGTTTCCTTCCGCGTGCCGGAAGGCGGGCGCCTCATGCTGCTGGGCACCAGCGGCAGCGGCAAAACCACCACCCTCCGGATGCTCAACCGCCTCATCGACCCCGACGGCGGCACCGTACTCTTCCGCGGACAGGACACGCGTACCTTCCGCCCGGAGATCCTCCGCAGGCAAATGGGTTACGTGATGCAGCAATACGGGCTGTTCCCCCATTACACCGTCGCCGAAAACATCGCCATCGTGCCGCGGCTATTACATTGGGACAAGCCCCGCATCCGACGGCGCACCGAAGACCTGCTCCGGCAGCTCGGTCTTTCCTGGGACGCCCACGCCCATCAATATCCCAACCAGCTCAGCGGCGGGCAACAGCAGCGTGTGGGCCTGGCGCGCGCGCTGGCGGCCGATCCGCCGGTATTGCTCATGGACGAGCCCTTCGGCGCCCTCGATCCCGTCACCCGCACCCGCATCCGCCAGGAGTTCCTGGAGCTGGACGAATTCAAAAGCAAAACGGTGGTGATGGTAACACATGACATCCGCGATGCGCTCGAACTGGGCGATCATATCGGCATTATGGACAAAGGCCGGATCATCCAGATGGGCACGCCCGACGAATTGCAGCAAAACCCCGCGAACGATTTCGTGGCGGCATTCCTTCACGGCCAAACCGATGCGTCATGAAAGAGTTCCTCCAATTCCTCGAAAGCCAGTCGGGCAAGCTGCTGGAACAAACGCTGACGCACATTCACCTTACGCTGCTATCTGTAGCGCTGGCGATATTGGCCGGCGTGCCTTTGGGCATCCTCATCGCACGGAGGCAAAAGCTGGCGGGCGTTACGCTCGGTTTTGCAGGCGTGATGCAGACCATTCCGAGCATTGCGCTGCTGGGTTTTCTCATACCCTTGCTGGGCATCGGCCCCAAGCCGGCGATCTTCGCATTGTTCCTATACGCCTTGCTTCCCATCATCCGCAATACCTACACCGGCATCCGCGGCGTAGACGCCACCGTGCGCGAAGCCGCCGTGGCCATGGGGATGACGCGCAGCCAGGTCTTGTTCAAAGCGGAACTGCCGCTCGCCATGCCCGTGATCCTCGCGGGTATCCGCACCGCCGCCGTCATCAATGTGGGCGTGGCTACGCTGGCGGCGTACATCGCGGCCGGCGGACTGGGCGAATTCATCTTCGGCGGCATCGCATTGAACAATACCAACATGATCCTGGCGGGCGCCATCCCGGCGGCTTTGCTGGCGATTTTGTTCGATTTCCTACTGTCGCGCGCCCAGAAATTAAGCATGCGGCACTTCCGCTGGGCGGGCGCGGCGGCATTGATCGTGTTTGCGGTCTCCGCCATGACGCCTGCCGCCAAAGGCAAACTGCTCGCGGGTTTCACGCCGGAGTTCATGGGGCGTGAAGACGGATGGCTGGGCTTAAAACGGTTGTATGGACTGAAAATCCCGACGGTGGTCATAAACGATGCCGTCATGTACCAGGCCCTGCACGAAGAAAAACTGGATGTAGTGAGCGGATACAGTACCGACGGGCGTATCCGGGCGTTCCATCTCATTACCCTCGACGACGACAAGCTCATCTTCCCCCTACCACGCTGCGCCGGTGGTGCGGAAAGATGCCCTGGAGCGGTTTCCCGAGCTGGGGCCCGCGCTCGGTCTCCTCGCCGGGCGGATCAACGATTCGGTGATGACTTATCTGAATTACCGCGTCGATTTTTTGAAGGAAAGTCCGGCCGCGGTGGCGCGCGGGTTCCTCGAAAAGGAAGGTCTTTTCAAACCCTCGCGGAACGGGAAGAAGGGCGTGGTGCGGATGGGGTCGAAGATATTCACGGAGCAATACATCCTTTGCGAAATGTATAAAATCCTGGTGGAAGGGAACACGGAATTGTCAATTTCTTCGAAAACCGGGCTGGGTGGCACGAAAATTTGTTTTGATGCATTGACGAATGATCAGATCGACTTCTATCCGGAATATACCGGCACGGGCCTGCTCGTCATTTTGCAGGAACCCCTGACCGATAACCTCCGGCATAAAGACAGCGCCTATAATTTCGTGCGCCGGCAATTCGATCAGAAATACGGACTGCAATGGCTGCAGCCCATCGGTTTCAACAACGCATACGCACTGATGATGCGGGAAGAAGCGGCCCGGAAGATGGGTATCCGCAGCATTTCCGATCTCACGCGTTTCCTGGATACGCAAAAAAACTGACATGATAGACGTAACTATTCCCACGGCGCTCCTGCGGCATTACGCACAGGTACGCAAATGGACGGAAACCATTTGCCGTCCGCTACAAAAAGAGGATTATGTGGTACAACCTGTAGAAGACGTGAGCCCTCCCAAGTGGCATCTCGGGCATACCACCTGGTTCTTCGAGACGCTGGTGCTGAAAAAATTCCTGCCGGGCTACATCGAGTTCGATCCCATGTTCAACTTCGTTTTCAACAGCTATTACGAAAGCCTCGGCGCCCGCGTGATCCGGACAGACCGCGGCAACCTCAGCCGCCCCACCGTAGACGAGATCTACAAATACCGTAAATACGTGGACTCCGCCATGGAACAACTGCTCGCCCAGCCGCTCCCGGAAGAGGCCGAAACCCTCATCACGCTGGGCTGCAACCACGAACAGCAGCACCAGGAGCTGTTGTGGTACGATATCAAGTACATCCTCGGCAATAACCCGCTTTTTCCGCCGTACAACGAATCGCCCGCGCCCGAAACGCCCCGTTCCGCGCCCATGCATTTCATCGATATGGAAGCCGGCGTGTATGAGATCGGGTTTGCGGGGGAAGGGTTTTGCTACGACAACGAGCTGGGCCGGCACAAAGTTTACCTGGAGCCTTACGCCATTGCCGACCGGCCCGTCACCAACGGCGAATTCCTCGCTTTCATAGACGCCGGCGGGTACAGGGAATTCTCGTACTGGCACGCCGAAGGCTGGGACTGGGTGAAGCGCAACAACATCCAATCGCCCATGTACTGGCATTTCGACGAAGGCCGATGGATGAACTACACGCTGCAGGGCCTGGTGCCCGTGGATCCCGCTGAAATACTGTCCCACATTAGCTTTTACGAAGCCGCGGCCTTCGCCGCCTGGAAAGGTCTACGCCTGCCCACGGAATTCGAGTGGGAAGCGGCGTCCGGGAAATTCCCCTGGGGGCAGCGTTGGGAATGGACGGAAAGCGCGTATCTCCCCTATCCCGGCTTCGAGCGTGTAGCCGGAGCCGTGGGCGAATACAACGGCAAGTTCATGGTGAACCAGAAAGTGCTGCGCGGCGCATCGGAATTCACGCCCACAGGCCATAGCAGGGCTACTTACCGCAATTTCTTCCATCCGCACCTTCGCTGGCAGCTCACAGGCATCCGGCTGGCTAAAACCTTAAAACCGTCATTATGAGAACAGTAACCGCAACACCGGCGCCACCGCTTTCCCGGGCGCGCCAGGCTTTCCTCCGCGACGTGCTGGAAGGGCTGCAGGCGCATCCCAAAAGGCTGCATTCGAAATACTTTTACGATGCCGCCGGCGACGCACTGTTTCAGCAGATCATGCATTGCCCCGAATATTATCTCACGCGCTGCGAGATGGAAATCCTCGAAAGGCAGTCGCCCGCCATCGTCAGCGCCATCCGCGCCGTGGCGCCGCAGGCCGACCTGGTGGAGCTGGGGGCGGGAGACGCTTCCAAGTCTGTGCACCTTTTGCGGGAATGGATGCGCGCGGGGATGGGGGAACGGTATTTCCCCATCGACATATCTTCCAACATTATCCGTCATTTGCAGGAAACGCTGCCGGAAAGGATTCCCGGGCTCGACGTGCAGGGCCTCAACGGCGAGTACATGGACATGCTGGCCAAATCCGGCCAGGCTGCCGGCTGCGCGCGGGTAGTGATGTTCATGGGCAGCAGCATCGGGAATTTTACGCCGGAGGAAGCCGTGGGGTTCCTCGGCGAGGTGCGCCGGCAGCTGCGCCCGGGAGATATGCTGTTGATCGGTTTCGATCTCCAGAAAAACCCGCGTCAGGTTCTGGATGCGTATAACGATCGCCAGGGCCTCACCCGCGACTTCAACCTGAACCTGCTCACCCGTATCAACCGCGAGCTGGACGCTGATTTCGAGCGGGATCAATTCCTGCACTATCCGACGTACGACCCCTCGTCCGGCGCCTGCAAAAGTTTCCTCATCAGCCTCCGCGACCAGGCCGTTCACATCGGCGGTGCATTGATCCGTTTCAGGAAGGATGAGCCCGTGTTCATGGAGATCTCGCAGAAATACACACCGGAAGGCATCCGCGAGCTCGCCGCGCGAACGGGCTTCTCTCCCATCCGCAATTTCACGGACGAAAAAGGCTGGTTCGTTGATGCGCTTTGGCTCGCCAAATAAAGGAAGCCATCATTCAATCCACTGAAAGTCAATCCAAAAGAACAACAATAGCGTGCACGGATAACTGTTGGCCGCAACAATTCCGCCCAAGGCTTGTTAGCATTGTAGCAAAAGCACCAAAACCATGAAAACTTACAACTATCTTACCCTGTTTGTGATATTTCTGCTGGCGGCCTGCGGAACTACCACACAAGTGACGAATTTCTGGCGGGCGTCTAACCCCTCCCCCGAAAAATCGTACAACACCATTTTTATAGCCGCCATGGTACACAACCAGAACGCCAAGCAATCCATTGAGAACAACCTGGCCGCTGCGGCGCAAGACAGGGGCTACAAGGCGATCAAGAGCGGCGATATCTTTCCGCCCAACTTCACCCGCGAGAACGTTCCGTCGAAGGAAGCCATTCTCAATAAAGTGCGCGAATTGGGCGCAGACGCCATTTTCACCATCGCCGTGGTGGATAAAACCAGCGAAACCCGCTATGTGCCCGGCTCCGGCCCCTACGCACCCTATCCCGCCTGGGGCTGGTACGGCAGCTTCTGGGGATATTATAATTACTATTACCCGATGATGTACAACCCGGGGTATTACACGACCGATAAAACTTACTTCCTCGAAAGCAACCTCTACGACGCACAAAACGAATCGCTGCTGTTTTCCGTGCAGTCGGAAACGATGAACCCCAACGGGATCGACGACTTTTCGCGCAGCTACACCAAGGCGCTTGTTTCCGCGCTGGAAAGACAAGGTCTGCTGAAGAAATAATGATTCGCAGGTTGATATAAAAAGGCAAAGCTGACCGGGAAACCGGTCAGCTTGTCGTTAAAATACAAATGAACAATTGATATAAATTCTTTACTGTTTGTCCCACCAGATACGGCCGCGCGAATCCAGGCGGTCGTTGCCATATGCGGCGTCTTTCGACTTCATATCATTGATGGCGGCTTCCAGGCTGCCGGCCATTTGCACGGTGGTTACCGGCAAAATGTACCTGCGCGGGATCGTCAGGTTCGTAGAACCGTTGAACAGGTTTTCGAGGTACGCGATACCCGAACCGTCGCCGATTTTGTTCGCAGCGCCGGCGCGGTAATCGTCGAACTGCGGATAACCGGTGCGTTTCCACATAGCCCAGGATTCTTCGGGCTGCGTGAGGTAATTCACCCAGGCTTGCGAATAAATGCTGGCGAGGCCGGCGTAGGGATAACGGGTGAGGAAATCGCCGAGCACCGCGTCGGCAGCGCCGGGCAGGTTCTGGCTGATCCCTTTCTGCTTGTAGAAATCGAAGGAAGCCGTCACCCCGTCGTTATACCATTGCGCGGCGGATTTGCCCAATCCGTTGCCGCCTTTCGCTGCAATTTCGGCCATCATGAAGCAGGCTTCGGCGTAATTGAGCAGGTTGGTGCGCATGGGGATGGTGCCGCCGTCTACCACCGTTTCATCGAGATGCAGCGAGGGATTCCCCACTTTGAAGCCGCCGTTTTTCACGAACAGCCGGGTGTTGATGAGGGAAATGTAGCTCAGCGTTCTCGTGGCGGTACCGGAGCCGGAGGTAACGGTGAACTGTTTGGTTTTCGTTTGTCCTTCCCAACCATACGGCGCCGAGGCGGAAGCCGAGAAAACGTGTTTGCCTACGTACCGGCTGTAGTTTACGGCCGCGGAATCGAGCGTGGCTTTGGCGGCCGCGGTGCCGTTGGCTTTCACGTCGTTGTAACCGGCATAGTTGGTGCCCCAGTCGTTCTGGCGAACGAGCAGCGGCAGGCGCGGATCGTTGGTGGAGCGAAGGAATTCCACGAAGGCGAACGAGGCTACGTATCCGTTCTGGATGCCGTCGATATCGTCGATATTGTTATTCCAGTCGCGGGTGTTGGTATATCCGAAAGATTCTTCCTGTTTGGAGATGATCTTTCCGCCGAAGTTGGTGGCAATATCCGTCAACACCGCTGTCAGGTGTGCTGCGTCGCGCTTTTCATAGCGTTGTGCGATCTTGATGCGCAATGTATTGGCGAAACGGATCCATTTGTCTTTATCACCGTTGAAGAAGAAATCCTGTTTCACGAACGGGATCTGTTCTGCGTCTACGGTAGCAGACAGTGCTACTACGGCCGCTTTCAGGGAGTTATCGAAATTCTTGTACAGGTCCCATCCGAAGTCGAATTTCGGCGTGGGGAATTCCGTTACCTTGAAGGCCTGGCTGTAAGGCAGACCGCCGTAAATGTCAGACACTTTCCAGGCGTCGTAGGTGTTCATGATCTCGCAAACGGAGCGCAGGTTGGCGTACCCTTTCTTCACGGCGCCTTCTTCCATCTTGTCGATTTTAGCGATGATGCGGTTATAATCGCGGCCGGTGGAAGTGAAGTAGTCGGAATAGAAGCTGCCGGAGGGGCTGGGGAACGTAGTTTTCCCCGGATCGCAGAAAGCGCCTTCCATTGCGTCTTTATCGACAACGTCGGGCGTGATGTATTGCATATACCGGAGCGATGATCCGTATTTGGAGATGAGCATGCTGCGGCCGGCCATGGAATAGTCCATGGTGGCGGCGGTGAAGAGGAACTCGGGCTTGGTGTCGTTAAGGGCCTGCGGGTTCGTGTTGGCTTCCTGGAAATCCTTTTTGCAGCTCTGCGTCATGATGCCGGTCAGCACAAGGCCCATTGCCAGTTTATTGAAATGCTTCATGTGGATTGTCGTTTTTGATGTGCAGGTTAGAAACTGATGTTAAGGGTTACGGCGTAATTGCGGGAGAACGGTACAGCCCCGGTGATCATGGGATTGAAGGGGTTGTTGCTCTGCAGCGATTCGGGGTTCTGTCCACCGTTCAGGCCGTTGTACAGGTACCCGATATTGCGCGCCGTGAACCGGAGGCCTGCGCCTTTCATGCGGATTTTGCTCACGATGGCTTTCGGCACCTGGTAGCCCAGCGAAACTTCGCGGAGCATCACCCACGATACGTCGGTAACGGAGCCGTTGTCGAGATAAGTGCCCCAGCCATAGGAGTTCAGGTAATAGCTGGCGGCTTTCCAGGGCTCTACGAGACCGGCTTCATATGCCTGTCTGAACGTCATGCCACCGATATCCTTGCCATTGATGGGAGATTTCTCACCCGCTCTGAACACTGCATCGGGAACGGCGCCATCGTAAATCGTTTTGCCGTTGTAAGAATCCGTACGGGCCACGCCGCCGTTTTCCTGGTCGCGGTACTGGAGGCTGTTGAGGAGGTTACCCCGCTGCATGCCGTAGTTGTAGGCTTCGGAGTAAGCCTTGCCGCCTACGCGCGCATCCACCTGCATGTACAACTGGAAATCCTTATAACGCAGATTGGTGTTCACACCAGCCAGCCAATCGGGCTCTACGCGGCCGATGGTTTGGCGCTCACCGGGCTTGAACTGCTTCGGCACCCAGGAATACTGCATGAATTTATGTTTCGTTTCGGGGTCTGTGCTTTCTGCATAACCGCCCACGCTGATCAGCGGGAACCCGGTGGCCGGGTCGCGCTCGCGCCAGGAGGAGTTGGCGGTCAGCACACCAAAATCGCCGCCTTCATAAGCCCAAACGCCTGCGCCATCATAATCGCCCATGAGCTCGCGCGCTTGCAGCGACGGGTGCAGGGAAATGATCTTGCCGCGGTTGCGGGTGAAGTTGGCGGACACGTCCCAGCGGAAGTTCTTGCTGCGCACGGGCGTCACGTTCACCAGCACTTCGATCCCCTGGTTCTGGATATTGCCGGCATTGATACGGCGGAGGCTATACCCGGTCTCGATCGGGTTGGGGATGGTGATGATCTGGTTGAAAGTGTTGGTACGGTACCAGGCAAAGTCCAGGCTCACACGGTCGTTCAGGAACGAGAGGTTGGTACCCAGTTCCAGGGAACGCTGGATCTCGGGCTTCAGGTCCATGATGGGCAGTACGTTCGCGTTCTGCATGGTGGCCGTTACTACAGACTGGCCGGCGCCGTTGAGGGTAGTGCCCTGCAGGTAGCTGCCGAAGCTCGTCTGGTAAGGGTCCGTGCCTTTACCCACCCAGGCCAGCGAAGCACGCAGCTTGCCGAAGCTCAGCCAGGTAGGCATAGCGCTTTTCCACATGTCGCTGAAAGCCCAGGACACGTTCACGGAAGGATAGAATACGGAGAAATTGTTTTCGCCCGGCACGCCTTCGGGATACATGAGGGAAGACAGCCAGTCGTTACGGCCTGTCAGTTCCAGGTTCAGATAATCTTTCCAGCCGAAGTTCAGGATCGCGCCCACGGCTGCGGCGCGCGAATCTGGCGAACGGTAGCTGTAGCGGCGCTGGTTCGTGATATCGTTTACGGAGTTGGTGAGCGTGAACACGTTGGGAACGATGAGGCCGCCGTTGGTATTGGCGCCATATTCTTCGCGCACGCCGTTGCCGTAATACTCGTTGTACAGGCGAACATCGATGTCGAGATCGCCGTTCAGGGCTTTGCGGGCGCCATGGGCCATGAACAGGTAGTTGTAGGAAGAGCGGTAATCGCCGCCTACGGAATAATAGCCACCGGAATGGAATTTCCCGCTGCCTTTTTCCTTCTGTTCGGAGAAGATTTTATAGCTGTTGATGTTGGCTTTCGCAGACACATCGATCCATTCGTTCAGCTGCGCTTTCAGTTGCAGGTACGCCAGCAGTGATTTCTCACGGCGATTGTTATCGCGGTTGTCGAACCGGTTGAAGGCAGCGTTCACGACGTTGTCGTACTGCGAATAACCATAAGAGCGCATGGAGTTATCGGGCAGGCGGTAATTCGCTTTCCAGTCGGCCAGATCGGTATTGCGCGGTACGGAATAATACGTGAGGAAGCCGAGGTTTTCGCCGCCGGTCCAGTAGTAACGGCCTTGTCCGTAAGGATTGCGGGCATCCGTCAAAGCATAGGTGGCGCCGGCTTCCAGGGAAAATACGTTATTGATCTTACCGGTGGTGCGGAAGTCGAAGTTGTTCCTTTTCACCTGGTTGTTGGGGAGCGTTCCGTCGTTCCGGAGGTTGGAATAGGAAAGGCGGTACGTCACGTTATCGCTGCCGCCGGAAATGGCGACGTTGTTGTTGATATAGTTCCCGTTCTGGAAGAAGGTTTTCCAATTATTGGCCTGTGGGGAAAAAGGGACCATTTTGGTGGGATCGTAAATGGAGGGGTGCATGCTGCCGTCCATTTTCGGGCCGAAGCTGTAGGAGGTGGAAACCTGCGTGCCATCGGGCTTCCAGTTGCCTTCGCGGAAAAACGCGGAGCCGGAGCCGTAGACGTCTTGCAGGGGGAGGCCGTTGCGGTAAATTACCTGCGACTGGTAAGTGCTGTTGAACGAAACGCCGATCCCCTGCCCGGAGGAGCCTTTCTTGGACGTGATGACGATCGCGCCGTTAGCCCCGCGGGTGCCGTAAAGGCTCGTGGCCGCAGCGCCCTTGAGCACGGTGATGCTTTCATAATCGTCCGGGTTGAGGTTCTTGAGCTGGGAGCCCTGGTCTACCCCGTCTGCATCGTAAGTATTGGTTTCGATCACCATACCATCGACCACGAAAATCGGCTGGTTGTTTTTGTCCAGCGATTTGGCGCCGCGGATGATGATGGAGGGCGACGATTGTACTCCGGCCGCGCCCATCACGTTGATGTTGAGGCCGGCCACCTTGCCCTGGAGCGCGGTAATGGGAGAAATCGTGTTGGCGCGCTGTACTTCTTCCCCTTTAACGGTGGTGAGCGCATATCCGAGCTTGCGGTCTTTTTTCGTGATGCCGAGCGCTGTTACCACTACGTTTTCGAGCGTCTGCGAGTTTTCGCGGAGCACGATATTGACCTGGAGGCTGGCGCCTACGGTCACTTCCTGGTTGGTGAAGCCGATGAAGCTGAACTGGAGCACGTCTCCGGCCTTCGCCTCTACGGTGAACTCGCCGCGGGCGTTGGTAGACGTTCCGCGCGTGGTGCCTTTCACGCGAACGGTAACGCCCTGGAGCCGCAGGCCGGTGGAGTCAGACACCACGCCGCGCACTTCCGCGAACCGCGCTTCCGCCACGTCTGCCATTGCTTTTTCCTTCACCACCACCGTATTCCCTACGATGGTGTAACCCAGCGGCTGCCGGGCGAAGCAGAGGTCCAGCACCGTTTCCAGGCGTTCGTTGGTGACGTCCAGGGAAACGCTTCCGGCTTTGCGGAGCAGCGATTCGTCATAAAAAAATGCATACCCGGTTTGCTTCTTGATGGCACGGAAAATCTTTTCCAGTGATACATTCCGCTGCGAAATCGTCACGTTCTGGGAAAAGGTTTTGGCGCTGATCTGCAAACAGAAAGCCAGGAGAAAGGCGGCTGTCAGCTTCATACACAAATAGATTTTGGGACTCGGCCCAGGTCGGAAATACCGGGCGCCACGTAGAATTTTTTGCATACTTTCGTACAGGTTTGGGTGATAAAATGCTGTTATCGCTAAATTCTTCCTTTATAGGGACGATACCCGAACTTCCGCCGCCCTGACTCTCACCTCAGGGCGGTTTCCATTAAGGCATTACTATTATTTTCTTGTCTTCTATCCTGAAATGCACGTTGGATGCCTCCAAAATGCGCAGTACTTCCGATGCCTTCGAGTTCCGGGAAATATCGCCCCCGAAACGCCTGTCGGGGATGCGCC
Proteins encoded in this region:
- a CDS encoding SusC/RagA family TonB-linked outer membrane protein; translated protein: MKLTAAFLLAFCLQISAKTFSQNVTISQRNVSLEKIFRAIKKQTGYAFFYDESLLRKAGSVSLDVTNERLETVLDLCFARQPLGYTIVGNTVVVKEKAMADVAEARFAEVRGVVSDSTGLRLQGVTVRVKGTTRGTSTNARGEFTVEAKAGDVLQFSFIGFTNQEVTVGASLQVNIVLRENSQTLENVVVTALGITKKDRKLGYALTTVKGEEVQRANTISPITALQGKVAGLNINVMGAAGVQSSPSIIIRGAKSLDKNNQPIFVVDGMVIETNTYDADGVDQGSQLKNLNPDDYESITVLKGAAATSLYGTRGANGAIVITSKKGSSGQGIGVSFNSTYQSQVIYRNGLPLQDVYGSGSAFFREGNWKPDGTQVSTSYSFGPKMDGSMHPSIYDPTKMVPFSPQANNWKTFFQNGNYINNNVAISGGSDNVTYRLSYSNLRNDGTLPNNQVKRNNFDFRTTGKINNVFSLEAGATYALTDARNPYGQGRYYWTGGENLGFLTYYSVPRNTDLADWKANYRLPDNSMRSYGYSQYDNVVNAAFNRFDNRDNNRREKSLLAYLQLKAQLNEWIDVSAKANINSYKIFSEQKEKGSGKFHSGGYYSVGGDYRSSYNYLFMAHGARKALNGDLDIDVRLYNEYYGNGVREEYGANTNGGLIVPNVFTLTNSVNDITNQRRYSYRSPDSRAAAVGAILNFGWKDYLNLELTGRNDWLSSLMYPEGVPGENNFSVFYPSVNVSWAFSDMWKSAMPTWLSFGKLRASLAWVGKGTDPYQTSFGSYLQGTTLNGAGQSVVTATMQNANVLPIMDLKPEIQRSLELGTNLSFLNDRVSLDFAWYRTNTFNQIITIPNPIETGYSLRRINAGNIQNQGIEVLVNVTPVRSKNFRWDVSANFTRNRGKIISLHPSLQARELMGDYDGAGVWAYEGGDFGVLTANSSWRERDPATGFPLISVGGYAESTDPETKHKFMQYSWVPKQFKPGERQTIGRVEPDWLAGVNTNLRYKDFQLYMQVDARVGGKAYSEAYNYGMQRGNLLNSLQYRDQENGGVARTDSYNGKTIYDGAVPDAVFRAGEKSPINGKDIGGMTFRQAYEAGLVEPWKAASYYLNSYGWGTYLDNGSVTDVSWVMLREVSLGYQVPKAIVSKIRMKGAGLRFTARNIGYLYNGLNGGQNPESLQSNNPFNPMITGAVPFSRNYAVTLNISF